A genomic region of Aspergillus oryzae RIB40 DNA, chromosome 1 contains the following coding sequences:
- a CDS encoding class II aldolase/adducin family protein (ribulose-5-phosphate 4-epimerase and related epimerases and aldolases): MAPSTATETAPPITLQARESTQEAGAEKAKVKMNIPRPPVFDDKMKEREYLKGRLAAAFRIFGKNGYDEGVAGHITLRDPVDPSTFWVNPFGVAFSQIKASDLILVNHAGEVIDGGPCRLLNAAAFMIHSAIHAARPDVNCAAHSHSLHGRAFCSLGRPLDIITQDACAFYNDHVVYKQFNGIVLAEEEGKNIAAALGDRKAALLQNHGLLTVGNTIEETVFWFVSLEKCCYAQLLADAAAAGRGGQTIKVDDADAAFTYKSVGTPLAGYFSAKPLFDVIHEETKGSYLN, from the exons ATGGCGCCCTCAACTGCAACCGAGACTGCTCCCCCCATCACTCTCCAAGCCCGGGAATCCACCCAGGAGGCCGGCgccgagaaagccaaagTAAAGATGAACATTCCCAGACCACCCGTATTCGACGACAAGATGAAAGAGCGTGAATACCTTAAAGGCCGACTGGCAGCGGCGTTCCGCATCTTTGGAAAGAATGGATACGACGAGG GCGTGGCCGGCCACATCACCCTTCGCGACCCCGTCGACCCCAGCACATTCTGGGTTAATCCATTTGGTGTCGCCTTTTCTCAGATCAAAGCCTCTGACTTGATCCTGGTCAACCATGCCGGGGAGGTCATCGACGGTGGCCCATGCCGATTACTCAACGCCGCCGCGTTCATGATCCATTCGGCCATCCATGCTGCTCGTCCAGACGTCAACTGCGCAGCGCACAGCCACAGTCTGCACGGTCGCGCGTTTTGCAGTCTCGGTCGGCCATTGGATATTATCACTCAGGATGCGTGTGCCTTTTACAAT GATCATGTCGTGTACAAACAATTTAATGGCATTGTCCtcgccgaggaagaaggaaagaatatcGCCGCAGCATTGGGCGACAGGAAGGCGGCTCTGTTGCAGAATCATGGTCTCTTGACAGTTGGAAATACGATCGAGGAGACGGTGTTTTGGTTCGTGAGCTTGGAGAAGTGCTGTTATGCACAGTTATTGGCTGATGCGGCGGCGGCgggacgaggaggacagACGATCAAGGTGGATGATGCCGATGCGGCCTTTACGTATAAATCTGTGGGGACGCCTTTGGCGGGTTATTTCAGCGCGAAACCGCTGTTTGATGTGATTCATGAAGAGACGAAGGGGAGTTATTTGAATTAG
- a CDS encoding esterase/lipase family protein (predicted protein), which produces MKLHSLLPLAALLTPSLAIFGINDFECELTSEHPNPVVLLHGLGATYYEDLNFLQYWLQSQGYCTYAQTYGAYDGFPLLGGLRPISESSSEIAAYIRDVADKTGAKKVDLVGHSEGAFQSLYVPKFQGVSGLLDKIVAIAPPTHGTNFGGLYNLAYLFGNVSREVVGDVLSTFGCPACDELGPDGAAVKRLNDGQPILQSGNNLTVIVSKYDEMVTPHETSWVEGANNIYVQDFCPLDPVGHIGEAYDLNVWNLVKNALDGTPDRKFICVIGSPGKI; this is translated from the coding sequence ATGAAGTTACATTCCCTCCTTCCCCTGGCCGCCCTGCTCACCCCTTCCTTGGCAATATTCGGCATCAATGACTTCGAGTGTGAACTGACATCGGAGCACCCGAACCCGGTTGTCCTCCTCCACGGTCTCGGGGCCACGTACTACGAAGACCTAAACTTCCTCCAATACTGGCTCCAATCGCAAGGCTACTGCACCTACGCGCAAACCTACGGCGCATACGACGGCTTCCCGCTCCTCGGCGGCCTGCGCCCGATCAGCGAATCCTCCAGCGAAATCGCCGCCTACATCCGCGACGTGGCCGACAAAACCGGTGCCAAGAAAGTCGATCTGGTGGGCCATTCCGAGGGCGCGTTCCAATCGCTCTACGTTCCCAAATTCCAGGGGGTCTCAGGCCTCCTCGATAAGATTGTGGCGATCGCGCCCCCGACGCACGGGACTAATTTCGGTGGTCTGTATAATCTGGCTTATCTTTTCGGAAATGTTTCCCGGGAGGTTGTTGGGGACGTGTTGAGTACGTTTGGGTGTCCGGCGTGTGATGAGTTGGGTCCCGATGGGGCTGCCGTGAAGCGATTGAATGATGGTCAGCCTATCCTGCAGTCGGGGAATAATCTGACGGTGATTGTCTCGAAATACGATGAGATGGTTACGCCGCATGAGACGTCGTGGGTGGAGGGCGCCAATAATATCTACGTGCAGGACTTCTGTCCCCTTGACCCCGTCGGACATATTGGGGAGGCGTATGATTTGAATGTCTGGAACCTGGTCAAGAATGCTCTCGATGGCACGCCGGACAGGAAGTTCATCTGTGTGATTGGGTCGCCAGGAAAGATCTGA
- a CDS encoding uncharacterized protein (predicted protein) gives MASNSVIPVDQPNTTAEILRLQNRLTDIRNQRKILELRNEIARESQLLADAQHRLQATESQMMTGDRSLNSSHTPTRLTAGSAIPADKGIKKRGAKASHKQKVLWTGSIIVYHPGQQLARFLLQT, from the exons ATGGCCTCGAATTCGGTGATCCCAGTCGACCAGCCTAACACCACTGCAGAGATCCTCCGTCTGCAAAATCGATTGACAGACATCCGCAACCAACGCAAAATACTGGAACTACGCAATGAGATTGCCCGCGAAAGCCAGCTGTTGGCCGACGCTCAACACCGTCTGCAAGCGACAGAATCACAAATGATGACCGGCGATCGCTCCCTCAATTCATCGCATACACCTACTCGACTTACTGCAGGTAGTGCCATACCAGCAGATAAGGGCATAAAG AAGAGAGGTGCCAAAGCTTCCCATAAACAAAAAGTACTGTGGACGGGATCGATCATCGTATATCACCCTGGTCAGCAACTTGCGAGGTTTCTTTTGCAAACATGA
- a CDS encoding uncharacterized protein (predicted transporter (major facilitator superfamily)) — translation MRRARNQRHRIQSTKSDWSGQNRGRRSCGRPEGKISALYRVCTASILYEYNPANYLIPFSLVLVMVIFELDNSTVGTYRNFATSDFKHLSVLATLNTAASIITAVSKPPIAKVSDVLGRAEAYIFTITCYILSYILCASSKTFNIYAGGYVFYSVGQAGTAILNSTVVSDISSMRWRGFVYNILYIPFLITPWVSAFIVDSVVNGIGWRWGIGMFAILMPFCASFIIVTLLVFERRAKRSGLILTERLNLFTFCSRIDLGGITLLSGGFALVLIPITLAATTSDCWKTPWVVVLIVLGAIALACLYPYEKYFARHPVVPTHYFRTLSVVVSMALACVDNIGFGTTQTYLYVWSMVSHNFSPRDAQFLNYTNSVMQALVGMGTGLLMYRLRSYKWIGVVGAAIRMVGYGVMVRLRKNESSVAELFIVQLIQGAGSGMIETIVIVAAQISVSHAELAQVTSLILLGSFLGNGIGSAIAGAIYSNQLRDRLRLHLGHSVDEATVVRLYNSITDTLPTWGTVERNAVNRAYSDVMGYVSRGGSMMHANNRRYITIAALALSAPVVILSLLIPNKRLGDGHNLVQDNQSNDSRTSDETLVDEKTCTR, via the exons ATGCGGCGAGCTCGAAATCAACGTCATAGAATCCAGTCCACCAAAAGCGACTGGAGCGGTCAAAATCGAGGCCGTCGAAGCTGTGGGCGGCCGGAAGGGAAGATATCTGCTCTATATCGGGTATGCACTGCCAGTATCCTATACGAGTACAATCCAGCTAACTACCTCATACCGTTCAGCTTGGTCCTGGTTATGGTCATCTT TGAACTGGACAACTCTACCGTAGGGACTTATCGCAACTTCGCGACGTCCGACTTCAAACATCTTTCCGTGCTGGCCACGCTCAACACTGCGGCTAGCATTATCACGGCAGTAAGTAAACCGCCCATAGCCAAAGTCTCGGACGTCTTGGGGCGAGCCGAGGCATACATCTTTACCATCACATGCTACATTCTGTCCTACATTCTCTGTGCCTCGTCCAAAACGTTCAACATCTATGCGGGTGGTTACGTATTCTATTCCGTCGGCCAGGCCGGCACGGCCATCCTCAACTCCACCGTCGTGTCGGACATCTCGTCCATGCGCTGGCGGGGCTTTGTCTACAACATCCTGTACATTCCCTTCTTGATCACGCCATGGGTGTCGGCATTCATCGTCGACAGTGTCGTTAATGGCATCGGCTGGCGCTGGGGTATCGGCATGTTCGCCATCTTGATGCCCTTCTGCGCCAGTTTCATCATTGTCACCCTTCTGGTTTTCGAACGACGGGCCAAACGCTCTGGCCTCATCCTGACTGAGAGACTGAatctcttcactttctgTTCGCGCATCGATCTTGGCGGCATCACCCTGCTGAGTGGCGGATTTGCGTTGGTCCTGATCCCCATCACCCTGGCTGCCACGACATCCGATTGCTGGAAGACTCCGTGGGTCGTCGTCTTGATAGTGCTTGGCGCCATCGCTCTGGCCTGTTTATATCCGTACGAGAAATACTTTGCCCGCCACCCGGTCGTCCCCACCCACTACTTCCGTACCTTGTCCGTTGTGGTCTCAATGGCGTTGGCATGCGTTGACAACATCGGATTTGGAACCACCCAGACCTACCTGTACGTCTGGTCCATGGTGTCCCACAACTTCTCGCCCCGTGATGCGCAGTTTCTCAACTACACCAACAGCGTCATGCAGGCGTTGGTGGGGATGGGCACCGGACTGCTCATGTATCGATTACGGTCGTACAAATGGATCGGGGTGGTGGGCGCCGCCATCCGAATGGTCGGGTACGGAGTGATGGTCCGTCTGCGCAAAAACGAGAGCTCCGTCGCGGAACTGTTCATCGTGCAGCTGATCCAGGGCGCTGGCAGCGGCATGATAGAAAcgatcgtcatcgtcgcGGCACAGATTTCTGTGTCTCATGCCGAACTGGCGCAGGTTACGTCGCTCATCCTGCTGGGATCGTTCTTGGGCAATGGGATCGGCTCCGCGATCGCTGGTGCCATTTACTCCAATCAACTGCGTGACCGGCTGCGTTTGCATCTCGGACACAGTGTTGATGAGGCCACCGTCGTCCGGTTGTACAACTCCATTACGGATACGTTGCCGACTTGGGGAACGGTGGAGCGAAATGCGGTAAACCGAGCT TATTCCGATGTCATGGGGTATGTCTCTCGAGGTGGTTCAATGATGCATGCTAACAATCGCAGGTACATCACCATCGCCGCGCTGGCGCTGTCCGCTCCCGTCGTGATCCTCTCTCTGTTGATACCGAACAAGAGGCTCGG CGACGGACACAACCTGGTTCAAGACAACCAAAGCAACGATTCACGAACCTCCGACGAAACCCTGGTGGACGAAAAGACCTGCACCCGATAA